In Pseudoxanthomonas sp. SE1, the genomic stretch TAGGCTTCCACCGTGCGCTCGAGGCCGGCGTACAACGCCTCGCCAATCAGCGCATGACCGATGGAGACCTCCAGGACGTCGGGTACCGCCGCCAGGAATTCCCCCAGATTGTCCTGGCTCAGGTCGTGCCCGGCATTGACGCCCAAGCCCAGGGCGTGAGCTTCGCGTGCGGTGTGGGCGCACAGCGCCAGCGCGGTTGGCGCGTCGCCACGCGCGGCGGCTTCGGCGAACGGGCCGGTATAGATTTCGATGCGATCCGCGCCAACACGGGCGGCTTCAGCCAGGCCTTCGCAGCCTGCGTCGACGAACAGGCTGACGCGACAGCCCATCGCCTTCAGTTCGGCGACGAATGACTGCAGGCGATCCATGTCGCGACTGAAATCGAAGCCATGGTCTGACGTGATCTGCCCATCGCCGTCCGGTACCAGCGTCGCCTGCGCCGGACGCACGGCGTCGCACAGGGCAAGGAACCCGGGATAGCCCTCGCGGGGCGGGGCGAAAGGATTGCCCTCCAGGTTCAGTTCGACGCCGCGCTCGCGCGTCAGTGCCGACAGCGCATGCACGTCCGCAGTCCTGATGTGCCGCTGGTCCGGCCGCGGGTGCACGGTGACGCCATGCGCGCCTGCGGACAGGCATGTGCGGGCGGCACGCACCACGTCCGGCTCCGAGCCGCCGCGCGAGTTGCGCAGGACGGCGATCTTGTTGACGTTGACGCTGAGCAGGGTCACGAAGCAGGGGGTTCCGTGGGGGGGGCCGCGTTGCGGCGCGCCTCGGCCACTTCGCGCAGGCGGCGTAGCTCGGCCGGATCGATCATCTGCGACGGATCCTGGCTGCTCTCACCGATGCGACGTGCGTACCAGCTGACGATCCAGAGCAGGAACAGGACCAGCGAGGCGAGCAGCGACATCACCATCACAGGCGTGGAGGTCACGGAAAAGCCGAGATACAGGGCGCCGACCGCCATCAACAGGAACAACCAGTGCATCGTCCACCCCCGGAGTTGGTCGCGGCATATTACCGCCTCCGGCACGGCACAAAAACGGCCGTGCTTCACAGCAACGGCGACATCAGGCGGGCCAGCGCCTCGGGCAGCCGATGCCGCCAGAGCGAGCGGTCGCGCTGCAGCTTCACGGGTTCGCTGGCGGCGATCTCGCCCTCGAGCCACTGCGCCAGCGTGCCGGCGACGCCCCGGTCGCGGAACATCATCGAGATCTCGAAATTGAGGCGGAAACTGCGGTGGTCGAAGTTCGCGCTGCCGATGACCGCCATGGCGTCATCGCAGAGCAGCGCCTTGCTGTGCATCATCCGCGGTCCGTACTCGTAGACCTTCACCCCTGAGGCCAGCAGCTCGTCGAAGTAGGACCGTGCGGCCAGCGTCACCAGCCTCGAATCACTCACTTTCGGAACCACCAGCCTGACATCCAATCCGCCCAGCGCGGCCGAGGTCAGCGCCATGCGTGCCGCCTCGCCCGGCACGAAGTAAGGCGTCACCAGCCACACGCGCCACTTCGCTTCGTGGATGGCGGCCACCTTCATGCGATGGATCGGCTCCCATGCCGAATCCGGCCCCGACACCAGCGCCTGCGCGGCGATGCCGCCCTGCACGTTCGCATCGCTCGCGCTCCACAGGCGCGTGCCCTGGAAATCCTTCCGTTGCTGGCCTGTGGCGTAGACCCAGTCTTCCACGAACACCTGCTGGATGCTGCGGACGATCTCACCTTCCAGGCGCAGGTGCAGATCGCGGTAGGCATCGTCGCGCAAGGACTCGTCTTCATCGTCGGTGACGTTGATGCCGCCGGTGAAGGCGATGCGACCGTCCACCACCACGATCTTGCGATGGGTGCGCAGGTTGAGCCAGGGCCGGGTGAAGGGCCTGAACCTGGTCGGGTGGAACCATGCGTACTCGCCGCCGGCTTCCACCAGCGGTTGCAGGGCGCGCTTCTTCAGTCGGTTGGAGCCCACCGCGTCCAGCAGCAGGCGGACCTTCACGCCCTCGCGTGCCTTGGCCGTCAGGGCGTCCAGCATGCGCCGCCCGGTGCGATCGCCATTGAAGATGTAGTACTCGACGTGGATATGGTTGTCGGCCGCCGCGATCGCGTCCAGGATCGCCTGGTAAGTGGCGCAACCGTCGACCAGCTGTTGCACGGACGTGGCAGTGGAAGGCGGCAACCCCGTGATCTTCTGCGCGAGCATCGGCAGTTCGGCGCTGTTGCCATCGATGGGCGCAAAGACTTCGTAGCGGTCGAGACTTTCGCGCGAGCGCGTGCGGCGCAACTGGTGGCGCTTGATCCGCTGCGGCCCCAGCAGAAAGTAGATCAGGTAGCCCACGTAGGGCAACAGCGCAAGCGACAGCAGCCAGCTGAGCGTGGCGACCGGTTCCCGCTTCTGCAGGATGATCCAGGCGCACAGCGGCACCAGATAGAGCAGCCAGGCCACCGTGACCCACAGCTGCAGGTTCGGCACCGAGCCAAGCGTGTCCCAGAGGGAGGTCAGAGTGTTGCGCATGGGGCGATTCTATATGCCGTGTCGCGAACGCTGCGACGCGCAGGCGTAAGCTCGCCGGCATGAC encodes the following:
- a CDS encoding pyridoxine 5'-phosphate synthase; translation: MTLLSVNVNKIAVLRNSRGGSEPDVVRAARTCLSAGAHGVTVHPRPDQRHIRTADVHALSALTRERGVELNLEGNPFAPPREGYPGFLALCDAVRPAQATLVPDGDGQITSDHGFDFSRDMDRLQSFVAELKAMGCRVSLFVDAGCEGLAEAARVGADRIEIYTGPFAEAAARGDAPTALALCAHTAREAHALGLGVNAGHDLSQDNLGEFLAAVPDVLEVSIGHALIGEALYAGLERTVEAYLSILHATRGDTVSAGR
- the cls gene encoding cardiolipin synthase; protein product: MRNTLTSLWDTLGSVPNLQLWVTVAWLLYLVPLCAWIILQKREPVATLSWLLSLALLPYVGYLIYFLLGPQRIKRHQLRRTRSRESLDRYEVFAPIDGNSAELPMLAQKITGLPPSTATSVQQLVDGCATYQAILDAIAAADNHIHVEYYIFNGDRTGRRMLDALTAKAREGVKVRLLLDAVGSNRLKKRALQPLVEAGGEYAWFHPTRFRPFTRPWLNLRTHRKIVVVDGRIAFTGGINVTDDEDESLRDDAYRDLHLRLEGEIVRSIQQVFVEDWVYATGQQRKDFQGTRLWSASDANVQGGIAAQALVSGPDSAWEPIHRMKVAAIHEAKWRVWLVTPYFVPGEAARMALTSAALGGLDVRLVVPKVSDSRLVTLAARSYFDELLASGVKVYEYGPRMMHSKALLCDDAMAVIGSANFDHRSFRLNFEISMMFRDRGVAGTLAQWLEGEIAASEPVKLQRDRSLWRHRLPEALARLMSPLL